One region of Miscanthus floridulus cultivar M001 chromosome 19, ASM1932011v1, whole genome shotgun sequence genomic DNA includes:
- the LOC136527071 gene encoding uncharacterized protein: MFSAPGNNSLALVAPRPGMELANVQHPNQAPGPGGKQRTSSLEAPIMLLTGHQSAIYCMKFNPAGTVIASGSHDRDIFLWYVHGECKNFMVLRGHKNAILDLQWTTDGTQIISASPDKTVRVWDVETGKQVKKMTEHSSFVNSCCPARKWPPLVVSGSDDGTAKLWDLRQRGAIQTLPDKYQITAVSFSEAADKVFTGGLDNDVKWWDLRKNEVTEYLKGHQDMITGMQLSPDGSYLLTNAMDNELKIWDLRPYAPENRNIKTLTGHQHNFEKNLLKCSWSPDNRKVTSGSADRMVYIWDTTSRRILYKLPGHNGSVNETAFHPTEPIIGSCSSDKQIYLGEL; encoded by the coding sequence ATGTTCTCGGCTCCAGGCAACAATTCTTTGGCTCTTGTTGCCCCACGACCAGGGATGGAGTTGGCTAATGTTCAACATCCAAATCAGGCTCCGGGGCCTGGAGGCAAACAGCGCACATCCAGCCTGGAGGCACCGATAATGCTACTTACAGGTCACCAGAGTGCTATCTACTGCATGAAGTTCAATCCTGCGGGGACTGTGATAGCATCAGGTTCCCATGACAGGGATATCTTCTTATGGTATGTCCATGGTGAATGTAAGAACTTCATGGTACTGAGAGGGCACAAGAATGCTATTCTTGACCTTCAGTGGACTACTGATGGGACCCAGATCATCTCTGCAAGTCCTGACAAGACTGTGAGGGTCTGGGACGTTGAGACTGGCAAACAAGTTAAGAAGATGACTGAGCACTCATCATTCGTCAACTCATGCTGCCCAGCACGGAAGtggccacctcttgtggttagcGGTTCAGATGATGGTACAGCAAAGCTGTGGGACTTGCGTCAGAGAGGTGCGATACAAACTCTTCCCGACAAATATCAGATCACAGCCGTTAGCTTCTCAGAGGCAGCAGATAAGGTATTCACTGGTGGCCTGGACAACGACGTCAAGTGGTGGGATCTTCGCAAGAATGAAGTGACAGAATATCTCAAAGGACATCAGGACATGATCACTGGGATGCAGCTTAGTCCTGATGGGTCTTACCTCCTCACCAATGCAATGGATAACGAGCTCAAGATCTGGGATCTGCGCCCTTACGCACCAGAGAACAGGAACATCAAGACTCTTACAGGTCACCAGCATAACTTTGAGAAGAACCTGCTGAAGTGTAGCTGGTCGCCGGATAACCGCAAGGTCACTTCTGGGAGCGCAGACCGCATGGTCTACATCTGGGACACAACATCAAGGCGCATCCTGTACAAGCTTCCTGGGCACAATGGTTCTGTCAATGAGACTGCTTTCCATCCCACTGAGCCGATCATTGGATCTTGCAGCAGCGACAAGCAGATCTATCTTGGGGAACTTTAA
- the LOC136526363 gene encoding uncharacterized protein — MPAVPLPRSAMPPSRCPAPGPRSRPIPISFATLPRRPSDTTSRRPAFAEENMEAQAEAAILCAYASMENTAVEEPEVSGAAEFAPVLVAAHAHGNSVAVAIGSGLLFDRSEKREHLFFAFHLVECATPNMCFGSNRLAIQFHLSNDCGSHSHPDAIRAIRFSVSGPLFASAGDGKVVNVWKTGSWRCIRTIVFNCRTLEKRVSAVAISNDDLYLTCADKFVVCNVWLIILREDGAEQVSVDNKLVSILGHYCSIITSMKFSPDGRFIATGGRDFKITVAQA, encoded by the exons ATGCCCGCCGTTCCGCTGCCCCGCTCCGCCATGCCGCCGTCCCGCTGCCCTGCGCCCGGCCCTCGGTCTCGGCCCATCCCCATCTCGTTCGCCACGCTGCCGCGCCGCCCGTCTGACACGACGTCCCGCCGCCCGGCATTCGCGGAGGAGAATATGGAGGCGCAGGCGGAGGCAGCCATCC TCTGTGCGTACGCTTCAATGGAGAACACAGCGGTCGAAGAGCCCGAGGTGAGCGGCGCGGCGGAGTTCGCGCCGGTGCTCGTCGCCGCCCATGCACACGGCAACtccgtcgccgtcgccatcgGGTCCGGGCTCCTGTTCGATCGCAG TGAGAAGCGGGAGCACCTTTTCTTTGCATTTCACCTGGTGGAATGTGCAA CCCCAAACATGTGTTTTGGTTCTAACAGGCTGGCCATCCAGTTTCACCTGTCAAATGACTGTGGCAGCCATTCTCATCCAGACGCTATAAGAGCTATTCGCTTCAGTGTGAGTGGACCTTTGTTCGCATCTGCTGGTGACGGCAAAGTTGTGAATGTTTGGAAGACTGGCTCGTGGCGTTGCATCCGGACTAT TGTTTTCAATTGCAGAACTTTGGAGAAGAGGGTCAGTGCAGTTGCTATTAGCAACGATGACCTGTATCTAACTTGTGCAGATAAATTTGTTGTTTGCAATGTTTGGTTAATCATTTTGCGGGAAGATGGTGCAGAGCAGGTTTCAGTTGATAATAAACTTGTGTCAATTCTTGGTCACTATTGTAGTATCATCACTAGCATG AAGTTTTCGCCAGATGGACGGTTTATTGCTACTGGTGGCAGGGACTTCAAAATAA CTGTTGCACAGGCTTAG